One Ciona intestinalis unplaced genomic scaffold, KH HT000614.1, whole genome shotgun sequence genomic window, TAAAGTAGAGGATGCCTATGCTGAAGTCgacaagaagaaaaacaagaaagcAAAAGCGAAAACTGGTAAATCAGACATTGTTAACACAATTGGCTGTAATCTTAAACTGAGAAGAATTATAATTTACGTAAAACATTTAATGCAACAAATCTCCGTTAGGCAAAGCAGGTAAGAGGGGGAATTCTCAACAAGCATCATCAACTGGAGGACACGAGGAAGttgatttatataaaaagaaaaagaaaggtTAAGAAATAAACTGTTACTTAATCaaagtaaatgtaactttgtgcatTTCTAATCATAAGACACCAcacaaatataacttacaaatatgattatatatatgtagaaAAACCAACAAAAGAAGAAAAGGTGAACCCATTGTACGTTTCATCTGATCAACCTGATAAAGTAGAGGACGCTTACGCTGAAGTCGAtaagaagaaaaacaagaaGAAATCAGGTgattattaaatattcaacTATTCACTACCTTTGTTTTGCTAAAACATACTGGTTACCAACCATGTGATaatgaataatatattacCACGCAGGTTCATTCAGCCATTTTGGATAATATAAATGATATgactgtaatattttttagctACAAAACCTGACAAGGAAGAGAAAGTGAATCCATTGTACGTTTCATCTGATCAACCTAATAAAGTGGAAGACGCTTACGCTGAAGTGGACAAGAGCAAAAACAAGAAGAAACTAATAAAAGCTACCCCCACAAgtaaatatagttaaaaaatgGTGATTCAAAATATGAGAAGTTAAAAACCCTTTTAACATGGACTACCAATTCATTCTTATGCAAACCAACCAGCCAAGATGTTATTTTCCATTGCGTTAAAGGTTTTGTTTGTCATATCAAGTCCTTCCTCAAATAACAACCCACCTTCCAGGTTAACCTTAGATTAGATCCACCAACATAATAGACTTACTTCCTCATAATAAGGAAGATAAAGCTTTGcacaatgacatcataatgactAATATTCATAATGATGTTATTGAATGAGATACAAATAACAATCTATCGTTAACAGTCATAGCCACAATATGATAAACATTTCAAAATCATTTGCACGTGCATACATCAAGCGAtctgaattttaaattatattataacatggtgtaATCTATGAAACATGCAAACTTTATTCATATAACTGTTCATACAGAAGATCAACCCAGTACTTCAAAGAATGAAACCTATACCGAAGTAAAAAAGCTGAAGAAAAAACCTTTGAACCAAAACAATAATGAAAACACGCAACAAACACAAGGTTATAAATGTGTGTACTTATTTCAAC contains:
- the LOC104265904 gene encoding uncharacterized protein PFB0765w-like, yielding KNIKEEKVNPLYATSQASGQTSGDYATVDLKKKKGKGKVEKEEKVNPLYGSSGQAGKVEDAYAEVDKKKNKKKIEKGEKEEKANPLYVSSDQPNKVEDAYAEVDKKKNKKAKAKTGKAGKRGNSQQASSTGGHEEVDLYKKKKKEKPTKEEKVNPLYVSSDQPDKVEDAYAEVDKKKNKKKSATKPDKEEKVNPLYVSSDQPNKVEDAYAEVDKSKNKKKLIKATPTKDQPSTSKNETYTEVKKLKKKPLNQNNNENTQQTQDDATYYSVVLHGSHEKDKDKLDESEDSEQE